In Peromyscus maniculatus bairdii isolate BWxNUB_F1_BW_parent chromosome 9, HU_Pman_BW_mat_3.1, whole genome shotgun sequence, one genomic interval encodes:
- the Mlnr gene encoding LOW QUALITY PROTEIN: motilin receptor (The sequence of the model RefSeq protein was modified relative to this genomic sequence to represent the inferred CDS: inserted 3 bases in 2 codons; deleted 2 bases in 2 codons; substituted 2 bases at 2 genomic stop codons): MNALRQPTAMTWNVSDRPXGAGEPLWGALQLCDEPHCLAFPLGALMPVTSVCLSLFALGMSGNLVTVLLMERYRDLRTTTNLYLGGMAVSDLLIQLGLPFNLYHLWRXRPCVFGTLLWRLSLYLGEGCTHATLLHATALSVECYLAICRPLRARVVLVTQSRXIAALWVVALLSAGPFFFLVGVQQDVLPGLSAGQPLDPGPAAPRVLVDTSAVPAIFRNRGCGGCSAVIGECDPSAAQLEELSIMLWVTTANFFLPFLCLSILYGLIGCELWKSRSPGEAXPRREGVLVLIRRLCFVLRWRWFIACWLPFHTGRIIYMNTEDSQMMSFSQYVSYIVALQLFSLGAFNNPILSNLISKKYRTAIWKLLLTRQLRLGSGRGGYL, translated from the exons CAGCTGTGTGATGAGCCCCACTGCTTGGCATTTCCCCTGGGGGCGCTGATGCCAGTGACCTCGGTGTGCCTCAGCCTGTTCGCCCTGGGTATGAGCGGCAACTTGGTGACCGTGCTGCTGATGGAGCGCTACCGCGACTTGCGGACCACCACCAACCTGTACCTGGGCGGCATGGCGGTGTCCGATCTGCTCATCCAGCTTGGGCTCCCTTTCAACCTGTACCATCTGTGGCGCTAGAGGCCCTGTGTGTTCGGGACACTTCTCTGGCGCCTGTCTCTCTACTTGGGCGAGGGCTGCACCCATGCCACGCTGCTGCACGCGACA GCACTCAGTGTTGAGTGCTACCTGGCAATCTGCCGTCCGCTACGAGCACGGGTCGTCCTTGTCACCCAGAGCC TCATCGCCGCGCTTTGGGTAGTGGCATTGCTCTCAGCAGGGCCCTTCTTCTTTCTGGTGGGCGTCCAGCAGGATGTCCTCCCCGGCCTCTCTGCAGGTCAACCCCTCGACCCGGGTCCCGCTGCCCCTCGGGTCCTCGTGGACACCAGTGCTGTCCCTGCCATCTTTCGAAACCGAGGCTGTGGAGGCTGCAGCGCTGTTATCGGTGAGTGCGATCCAAGCGCCGCGCAGCTCGAGGAGCTGAGCATCATGTTGTGGGTCACCACTGCCAACTTCTTCCTGCCCTTCCTGTGCCTCAGCATCCTCTATGGGCTCATCGGATGCGAGCTGTGGAAAAGCCGGTCCCCCGGGGAGGCCTGACCAAGGCGCGAAGGGGTCCTTGTCCTGA TCCGGcgcctgtgttttgttttacgGTGGCGGTGGTTCATAGCTTGTTGGTTGCCTTTCCATACTGGCAGAATCATTTACATGAACACTGAAGATTCCCAGATGATGAGCTTCTCTCAATACGTTAGCTAC ATTGTCGCTCTGCAGCTTTTCTCTCTGGGCGCGTTCAACAACCCCATCCTCTCCAATCTCATTTCCAAGAAGTACAGAACAGCTATCTGGAAACTGCTTCTGACGAGACAGCTCAGGCTGGGGAGCGGGCGTGGGGGATATCTGTAG